The proteins below are encoded in one region of Pseudonocardia sp. DSM 110487:
- a CDS encoding 5-guanidino-2-oxopentanoate decarboxylase: MSTRNGGAAVVETLAAHGVDTVFGIPGTHNLELYRHLAGCGIRAVTPRHEQGAGYAAEGYARVGGRPGVVLTTSGPGLTNVMTAAATAYAESQPMLVLSPGVPTGTEGADLGRLHEAKDASGAMGRLVRWSRRVESPEEAADAVTEAFAAFRGARPRPVHVEVPLDVLEQRWGGSPWVGAVTAAPEPDAADVRRAATLLGAARRPLVIAGGGAVDAATEVRALAEALGAPVATTVNGKGVLDESHPLAVGASVRLRALQKAAADSDALFVVGSELGDSDLWEGRITAGAVIRCDIEQGQLHKNCPADIVLLGDAAATLRAMREALPAHPGGPGSARAGELRDACRVEARADAGAYEEINAAVRAALPADGVLAGDSSQVTYLGSVHFFDVPVPRSFCYTPGFATLGYGLPAAIGASLARPDHPVAVLLGDGAFLFSVQELATAVDLRLPLPIVVVDNGGYREIRDQQVARSIPPVGVDLRAPDLAALATAFGARGVRTTDPGALTALVADALSADRPTVIHLEME; encoded by the coding sequence ATGAGCACTCGCAACGGCGGGGCGGCGGTGGTCGAGACCCTCGCCGCGCACGGCGTCGACACCGTCTTCGGGATCCCGGGCACCCACAACCTGGAGCTCTACCGGCACCTCGCCGGGTGCGGCATCCGCGCGGTGACGCCCCGGCACGAGCAGGGCGCCGGTTACGCCGCCGAGGGGTACGCGCGCGTGGGCGGCCGGCCCGGCGTCGTGCTGACGACCAGCGGCCCTGGGCTGACCAACGTGATGACGGCGGCCGCCACCGCCTATGCCGAGTCGCAGCCGATGCTCGTCCTCTCGCCGGGTGTGCCGACGGGCACCGAGGGCGCCGACCTCGGCCGGCTGCACGAGGCCAAGGACGCGAGCGGCGCGATGGGCCGGCTCGTGCGCTGGAGCCGGCGCGTCGAGAGCCCCGAAGAGGCCGCCGACGCGGTGACCGAGGCGTTCGCCGCGTTCCGTGGAGCGCGCCCGCGGCCGGTGCACGTCGAGGTTCCGCTGGACGTGCTGGAGCAGCGGTGGGGCGGCAGCCCGTGGGTCGGGGCCGTCACCGCGGCCCCGGAGCCCGACGCCGCCGACGTGCGGCGCGCGGCCACCCTGCTCGGCGCTGCCCGCCGGCCGCTGGTGATCGCGGGCGGCGGTGCCGTCGACGCCGCCACCGAGGTGCGCGCGCTCGCCGAGGCGCTGGGCGCGCCCGTGGCGACCACGGTCAACGGCAAGGGCGTGCTCGACGAGTCGCACCCCCTCGCCGTCGGCGCCTCCGTACGGCTGCGCGCGCTGCAGAAGGCGGCCGCCGACAGCGACGCGCTGTTCGTTGTGGGCAGCGAGCTCGGCGACTCCGACCTGTGGGAGGGCCGGATCACGGCGGGGGCCGTGATCCGCTGCGACATCGAGCAGGGCCAGCTGCACAAGAACTGCCCGGCGGACATCGTGCTGCTCGGCGACGCCGCGGCCACCCTTCGGGCAATGCGGGAGGCCCTCCCGGCCCATCCGGGTGGGCCCGGGTCGGCCCGGGCGGGTGAGTTGCGGGACGCCTGTCGCGTCGAAGCGAGGGCCGACGCCGGAGCCTACGAGGAGATCAACGCCGCCGTCCGGGCCGCGCTGCCGGCCGACGGGGTGCTCGCGGGCGACAGCTCGCAGGTCACCTACCTGGGCTCGGTGCACTTCTTCGACGTCCCCGTGCCCCGGTCGTTCTGCTACACCCCCGGCTTCGCGACCCTCGGCTACGGCCTGCCCGCCGCGATCGGAGCCTCCCTCGCCCGGCCGGACCATCCGGTGGCCGTCCTGCTCGGGGACGGGGCGTTCCTGTTCTCCGTGCAGGAGCTGGCCACTGCCGTCGACCTGCGGCTCCCGCTGCCGATCGTCGTGGTCGACAACGGCGGCTATCGCGAGATCCGCGACCAGCAGGTCGCTCGCTCGATCCCGCCGGTCGGCGTCGACCTGCGGGCTCCCGACCTCGCCGCGCTCGCGACCGCCTTCGGCGCCCGCGGCGTGCGCACGACAGACCCGGGCGCGCTCACCGCGCTCGTGGCCGACGCGCTGTCGGCCGACCGCCCGACCGTCATCCACCTGGAAATGGAGTGA
- a CDS encoding sodium:solute symporter encodes MSMDVAVVVAYLVAMIAFGFWGKRRARTESDFLVAGRRLGPLLYAGTLSALVLGGASTIGGVGLGYEYGLSGMWLVVAIGTGVLLLSLLFAGRIQRLRVYTVSQMLQLRYGPGSSVLSGVVMFGYTLMLTVTSTIAYATIFAALLDLPRVPSILVGGLVVVIYSALGGMWSITLTDFVQFLIQTVGIFLILLPIVLVQAGGFSALPPEALSPTTIGGDTIVTYFVIYTFGLLIGQDIWQRVFTARSPGVARWAGAASGVYCLLYGVAGALVGMGASVLVPGLEERGDAFTAVVSATMTPVLAGLVLAAALAAVMSTASGSLIATATVFGQDILQRLRGRADGSEEEHVRGHRLLIVAFGLVAIVIACLLQDVVAALTIAYDILVGGLLVPILGGLLWRRATIVGAVAAMAAGAVATLVTMAVFGIEANEPIYVGLVAGLVTFVVGSLVSRPTAPEVLAEWDRRSAGERSAGVQAPAN; translated from the coding sequence GTGAGCATGGACGTCGCCGTCGTCGTCGCGTACCTGGTGGCCATGATCGCCTTCGGTTTCTGGGGCAAGCGGCGCGCCAGGACGGAGTCGGACTTCCTCGTGGCAGGCCGCAGGCTCGGCCCGCTGCTCTACGCCGGGACCTTGTCCGCACTCGTACTGGGCGGCGCGTCGACGATCGGCGGTGTCGGGCTGGGTTACGAGTACGGGCTGTCGGGCATGTGGCTGGTGGTCGCGATCGGTACCGGCGTCCTGCTGCTCTCCCTGCTGTTCGCCGGGCGGATCCAGCGGCTGCGGGTCTACACCGTGAGCCAGATGCTCCAGCTGCGCTACGGGCCGGGGTCGAGCGTGCTGTCCGGTGTGGTGATGTTCGGCTACACCCTGATGCTCACGGTGACCTCGACGATCGCGTACGCCACGATCTTCGCCGCGCTGCTCGACCTGCCGCGCGTGCCCTCCATCCTCGTCGGCGGGCTCGTCGTGGTGATCTACTCGGCACTGGGCGGGATGTGGTCGATCACCCTGACCGACTTCGTGCAGTTCCTCATCCAGACCGTCGGGATCTTCCTGATCCTGCTGCCGATCGTGCTCGTGCAGGCCGGTGGGTTCTCGGCGCTGCCGCCGGAGGCGCTCTCGCCCACCACCATCGGCGGCGACACGATCGTGACCTACTTCGTCATCTACACGTTCGGCCTGCTCATCGGGCAGGACATCTGGCAGCGCGTGTTCACCGCCCGCAGCCCCGGCGTCGCCCGCTGGGCCGGCGCTGCGTCCGGCGTGTACTGCCTGCTCTACGGCGTGGCGGGCGCGCTGGTCGGGATGGGCGCGAGCGTGCTCGTCCCCGGCCTCGAGGAGCGGGGCGACGCGTTCACCGCCGTCGTGAGCGCGACCATGACGCCGGTGCTGGCAGGGCTGGTGCTCGCCGCGGCACTGGCCGCCGTCATGTCCACCGCCAGCGGCTCGCTCATCGCCACGGCCACGGTGTTCGGCCAGGACATCCTGCAACGGTTGCGCGGGCGGGCCGATGGTTCCGAGGAGGAGCACGTGCGCGGCCACCGGCTGCTCATCGTCGCGTTCGGGCTCGTGGCGATCGTGATCGCCTGCCTGCTCCAGGACGTGGTCGCCGCGCTGACGATCGCCTACGACATCCTGGTCGGCGGTCTGCTGGTGCCGATCCTCGGTGGCCTGCTGTGGCGGCGCGCCACGATCGTCGGCGCCGTGGCGGCGATGGCGGCGGGCGCCGTGGCCACCCTCGTGACGATGGCGGTGTTCGGCATCGAGGCGAACGAACCGATCTACGTCGGGCTCGTGGCAGGGCTGGTCACGTTCGTGGTGGGCAGCCTGGTGTCGCGGCCCACCGCGCCCGAGGTGCTGGCGGAGTGGGACCGGCGGTCGGCGGGAGAGCGGTCTGCCGGGGTGCAGGCCCCGGCGAACTAA
- a CDS encoding alpha-amylase family protein, which produces MPGWTQHVIWWHVYPLGFTGAEPSAAQAGPHPVPRLRALEPWLDYLLDLGCNGLALGPVFASGTHGYDTIDHLRVDPRLGGDDDLLWLFDICRAKGVHVLLDGVFNHVGRDFPRFRDVLEHGRASPYAHWFDIDFDPAGEPDGFEYRDFEGHRELVALNHAEPEVTDYIVEVMTHWLDAGASGWRLDAAYAIPQPALRRISDAVHATQPDAWLVGEVIHGDYGSFVRDGGVDSVTQYELWKAIWSSFNDRNLFELAWALKRHDGFTSTFAPMTFLGNHDVTRIASRLDDPSLLGHALAVLFGVAGVPAIYYGDEQAFRGVKEDRAGGDDAVRPAFPAAPAELAPFGEQVFRTHQELIGVRRRNPWLTRAGTTLDHIANEQIALTSESGGRRVAVLLNIADREHRFPADNPAEVLAPAGTAGDPWHLPARSWRLLALA; this is translated from the coding sequence ATGCCCGGCTGGACCCAGCACGTCATCTGGTGGCACGTCTACCCGCTCGGATTCACCGGCGCCGAGCCCTCCGCCGCGCAGGCAGGCCCGCACCCGGTGCCGCGGCTGCGCGCGCTCGAGCCCTGGCTGGACTACCTGCTCGACCTCGGCTGCAACGGGCTCGCCCTCGGCCCGGTGTTCGCCTCGGGGACGCACGGCTACGACACGATCGACCACCTGCGCGTCGACCCGCGCCTCGGCGGCGACGACGACCTGCTGTGGTTGTTCGACATCTGTCGGGCCAAGGGAGTGCACGTCCTGCTCGACGGCGTGTTCAACCACGTCGGCCGCGACTTCCCCCGTTTCCGCGACGTGCTCGAACACGGGAGGGCGTCCCCGTACGCGCACTGGTTCGACATCGACTTCGACCCGGCGGGCGAGCCCGACGGCTTCGAGTACCGGGACTTCGAGGGGCACCGGGAACTGGTCGCGCTGAACCACGCCGAGCCCGAGGTGACCGACTACATCGTCGAGGTCATGACGCACTGGCTCGACGCCGGTGCCAGCGGCTGGCGGCTCGACGCCGCGTACGCGATACCGCAGCCCGCGCTGCGCCGGATCAGCGATGCCGTGCACGCGACACAGCCCGACGCGTGGCTCGTCGGCGAGGTGATCCACGGCGACTACGGCTCGTTCGTCCGGGACGGCGGGGTCGACTCGGTCACGCAGTACGAGCTGTGGAAGGCGATCTGGAGCTCGTTCAACGACCGCAACCTCTTCGAGCTCGCGTGGGCGCTGAAGCGCCACGACGGGTTCACGAGCACGTTCGCCCCCATGACCTTCCTCGGCAACCACGACGTCACGCGCATTGCCAGCAGGCTCGATGACCCGAGCCTGCTGGGGCATGCGCTCGCGGTGCTCTTCGGCGTCGCCGGTGTACCGGCGATCTACTACGGCGACGAGCAGGCGTTCCGCGGGGTGAAGGAGGACCGGGCGGGCGGTGACGACGCGGTACGCCCTGCGTTCCCCGCCGCTCCCGCCGAGCTCGCCCCGTTCGGCGAACAGGTGTTCCGGACGCACCAGGAGCTGATCGGCGTCCGGCGACGCAACCCGTGGCTGACCCGCGCAGGCACGACACTCGACCACATTGCGAACGAGCAGATCGCGCTCACCAGCGAGTCCGGCGGACGGCGGGTGGCGGTGCTGCTCAACATCGCCGACCGGGAGCACCGCTTCCCCGCGGACAACCCGGCCGAGGTGCTCGCCCCGGCGGGCACGGCCGGCGACCCCTGGCACCTCCCGGCCCGGTCATGGCGGCTGCTCGCACTGGCCTAG
- a CDS encoding TetR/AcrR family transcriptional regulator, translating to MSRRRLSPEERRAELVDAAQRVFAGKPYDQVRLDDVAAVAGTSTALISFHFGGKRELYLACLRSAVDELLARHAALPGPPSAERLAASVRVHVEFAADRRAGYLAVVRGGHESTFPEIKALLADVREQLVTRLAQGLGRSRTPALDLALHAYLGYVDSLTARWLELDEPEREQVPVDSIVAIVTGAFRGSIAALPN from the coding sequence GTGTCCCGGCGCCGGTTGAGCCCCGAGGAGCGCCGTGCCGAGCTGGTCGACGCGGCGCAGCGGGTCTTCGCCGGGAAGCCCTACGACCAGGTGCGGCTGGACGACGTGGCCGCGGTGGCCGGCACGTCCACCGCTCTCATCTCGTTCCACTTCGGCGGCAAGCGCGAGCTGTACCTCGCATGCCTGCGGTCCGCCGTTGACGAGCTGCTCGCCCGGCACGCGGCCCTGCCCGGCCCGCCGTCAGCGGAACGGCTCGCCGCCAGCGTCCGCGTGCACGTCGAGTTCGCCGCCGACCGCAGGGCCGGGTACCTCGCCGTCGTGCGCGGCGGCCACGAGAGCACGTTCCCCGAGATCAAGGCGTTGCTCGCGGACGTGCGCGAGCAACTCGTCACGCGGCTGGCCCAGGGGCTCGGCCGGTCGCGAACGCCGGCGCTCGATCTCGCGTTGCACGCCTACCTCGGATACGTCGACAGCCTGACCGCGCGCTGGCTGGAGCTCGACGAGCCCGAGCGTGAGCAGGTGCCGGTCGACTCGATCGTGGCGATCGTGACGGGCGCCTTCCGCGGCTCGATCGCCGCACTCCCGAACTAG
- a CDS encoding VOC family protein: MIRKLSHACVYVLDQDRAKEFYTEKLGFEVRHDVRMGTDFEGAGEGFRWLTVSPPDQPDIEIILADPGMGHDAESAEQIRALVAKGAMGSGAMTTDDIHKTFDELSGRGVVFTQEPVTRPYGVEALFRDDSGNWFSLTQPNT; this comes from the coding sequence GTGATCAGGAAGTTGTCGCACGCCTGCGTCTACGTGCTGGACCAGGATCGGGCGAAGGAGTTCTACACCGAGAAGCTCGGCTTCGAGGTCCGTCACGACGTGCGGATGGGCACTGACTTCGAGGGAGCGGGAGAGGGGTTCCGCTGGCTCACGGTCAGCCCGCCCGACCAGCCGGACATCGAGATCATCCTGGCCGATCCGGGGATGGGCCACGACGCCGAGAGCGCCGAGCAGATCCGCGCGCTCGTCGCGAAGGGGGCGATGGGCTCGGGGGCGATGACCACCGATGACATCCACAAGACCTTCGACGAGCTATCCGGCCGCGGGGTCGTGTTCACCCAGGAGCCGGTGACGAGGCCCTACGGGGTGGAGGCGCTGTTCCGCGACGACTCGGGCAACTGGTTCAGCCTCACCCAGCCCAACACGTGA
- the ruvC gene encoding crossover junction endodeoxyribonuclease RuvC — protein sequence MRVLGVDPGLTRCGLGVVDGAGGRRVQCVAVDVVRTPADAPLPERLLAVGAEVERWIERHRPDVVAVERVFSQHNVRTVMGTAQVSGVVAMLAAKAGLPVAFHTPSEVKAAVTGEGRAGKQQVTTMVTRLLALKEAPRPADAADALALAICHCWRAPMLDRMAQAQARSAELARAHKARLAAAREGIS from the coding sequence GTGCGGGTGCTCGGCGTCGACCCGGGGTTGACCCGGTGCGGGCTCGGGGTCGTCGACGGCGCGGGCGGGCGGCGGGTGCAGTGCGTGGCGGTGGACGTCGTGCGCACCCCGGCCGACGCGCCGCTGCCCGAGCGGCTGCTCGCCGTCGGCGCCGAGGTGGAACGCTGGATCGAGCGGCACCGGCCGGATGTGGTGGCGGTCGAGCGGGTGTTCAGCCAGCACAACGTCCGCACCGTCATGGGCACGGCCCAGGTCAGCGGCGTCGTCGCGATGCTCGCCGCGAAGGCGGGCCTTCCGGTGGCCTTCCACACGCCCAGCGAGGTGAAGGCCGCGGTCACCGGGGAGGGACGCGCCGGGAAGCAGCAGGTGACGACCATGGTCACCCGCCTGCTCGCGCTGAAGGAGGCGCCACGGCCCGCCGACGCGGCCGACGCGCTCGCCCTCGCCATCTGCCACTGCTGGCGCGCGCCGATGCTCGACCGGATGGCGCAGGCGCAGGCGCGTTCGGCCGAGCTCGCCCGCGCCCACAAGGCTCGACTCGCCGCGGCGAGGGAGGGGATCTCATGA
- the ruvA gene encoding Holliday junction branch migration protein RuvA, whose protein sequence is MISSVRGEVLEIGLDHAVVEVGGVGLAVQATPGTLARLRRGDQGRLATALVVREDSLTLFGFADEEERELFGLLQTVSGIGPRIALATLAVLSPDALRRALVDGDLTTLTRVPGIGRKGAERLALELRDKVVAPAASPATLPISANGANPRRDQVVEALVGLGFAAKPAEQAVDGVMAGDGEADASVLLRAALTTLGGKGR, encoded by the coding sequence ATGATCAGTTCGGTCCGTGGCGAGGTGCTGGAGATCGGGCTCGACCACGCGGTCGTCGAGGTCGGCGGCGTCGGGCTCGCCGTCCAGGCCACGCCGGGCACGCTCGCCCGGCTGCGTCGCGGCGACCAGGGCAGGCTCGCGACGGCCCTCGTCGTGCGGGAGGACTCGCTCACCCTGTTCGGGTTCGCCGACGAGGAGGAGCGGGAGCTGTTCGGCCTGCTGCAGACCGTGAGCGGGATCGGGCCGCGCATCGCGCTCGCCACGCTCGCCGTGCTGAGCCCGGACGCGCTGCGCCGCGCCCTCGTCGACGGCGACCTCACCACGCTCACCCGGGTGCCGGGCATCGGTCGCAAGGGCGCCGAACGGCTCGCCCTCGAGCTGCGCGACAAGGTCGTCGCACCTGCGGCATCGCCCGCGACCCTCCCCATCTCCGCGAACGGGGCGAACCCCCGCCGCGACCAGGTGGTGGAGGCTCTGGTCGGCCTCGGCTTCGCGGCGAAGCCCGCCGAACAGGCCGTGGACGGCGTCATGGCCGGTGACGGCGAGGCCGACGCGAGCGTGCTGCTCCGGGCCGCGCTCACAACGCTGGGCGGCAAGGGACGGTGA
- the ruvB gene encoding Holliday junction branch migration DNA helicase RuvB produces the protein MTEVSLTPGPEPEDLEVDASLRPRTLTEFIGQPRVREQLELVLEGARRRGQPPDHILLSGPPGLGKTSLALIVAAELGAAIRLTSGPALERAGDLAAMLSNLDAGDVLFIDEIHRIARPAEEMLYLAMEDFRVDVVVGKGPGATSIPLDIAPFTLVGATTRSGALTGPLRDRFGFTAHMEFYEPTELELVLRRAAVILGVDLRPDGGEEIAMRSRGTPRIANRLLRRVRDFAEVRADGAVTRSVARDALAVYDVDELGLDRLDRAVLGALVRSFGGGPVGVSTLAVAVGEEPGTVEEVCEPYLVRAGMLARTPRGRVATATAWSHLGIAAPPDVTPGGPPALF, from the coding sequence GTGACCGAGGTCTCGCTCACCCCCGGGCCCGAACCGGAGGACCTCGAGGTCGACGCCTCGCTGCGGCCGCGCACACTGACCGAGTTCATCGGGCAGCCGCGGGTGCGCGAGCAGCTGGAGCTCGTACTCGAGGGCGCGCGGCGCCGCGGCCAGCCGCCCGACCACATCCTGCTGTCCGGGCCGCCCGGGCTCGGGAAGACGAGCCTCGCGCTCATCGTCGCGGCCGAGCTGGGCGCCGCGATCCGGCTGACGTCCGGGCCCGCCCTCGAACGCGCCGGTGACCTCGCCGCGATGCTGTCCAACCTCGATGCCGGCGACGTCCTGTTCATCGACGAGATCCACCGGATCGCCCGCCCTGCCGAGGAGATGCTCTACCTCGCGATGGAGGACTTCCGCGTCGACGTCGTCGTCGGGAAGGGGCCGGGCGCCACGTCGATCCCGCTCGACATCGCCCCCTTCACGCTGGTGGGCGCCACCACCCGGTCCGGCGCCCTCACCGGCCCGCTGCGCGACCGCTTCGGCTTCACCGCCCACATGGAGTTCTACGAGCCCACCGAGCTGGAGCTCGTGCTGCGCCGGGCGGCCGTCATCCTCGGCGTCGACCTGCGCCCGGACGGTGGCGAGGAGATCGCCATGCGGTCCCGGGGCACGCCGCGCATCGCGAACCGGCTGCTGCGCCGCGTGCGCGACTTCGCTGAGGTGCGCGCCGACGGGGCAGTCACCCGCTCCGTCGCGCGCGACGCGCTCGCCGTCTACGACGTCGATGAACTCGGTCTGGACCGGCTCGACCGGGCGGTGCTCGGAGCGCTGGTGCGCTCCTTCGGCGGCGGGCCGGTCGGTGTGTCCACGCTGGCTGTGGCGGTGGGCGAGGAACCGGGTACCGTCGAGGAGGTCTGCGAGCCCTACCTCGTGCGGGCCGGGATGCTGGCGCGCACCCCGCGGGGCCGGGTGGCCACAGCCACCGCCTGGTCACATCTGGGCATCGCTGCGCCACCCGACGTCACTCCGGGTGGCCCTCCCGCGTTGTTCTGA
- the yajC gene encoding preprotein translocase subunit YajC: MEYLFPILIALLFIPILLSGRKQRRQMQDMQKMQAALEAGDVVVTTSGLRGTIVDASYEDTLDIEIADGVVTTWVRGAVREKVNPAVTEDASEEESTEATPEEPAAKSLEEPAAAPSLEKSTLEKDESTNGTARS; this comes from the coding sequence ATGGAGTACCTGTTCCCCATTCTGATCGCGCTGCTGTTCATCCCGATCTTGCTGTCGGGGCGCAAGCAGCGGCGCCAGATGCAGGACATGCAGAAGATGCAGGCGGCCCTCGAGGCCGGTGACGTCGTGGTGACCACCTCGGGTCTGCGCGGCACCATCGTGGACGCCTCGTACGAGGACACGCTCGACATCGAGATCGCCGACGGCGTCGTCACCACGTGGGTGCGCGGCGCGGTCCGGGAGAAGGTCAACCCGGCGGTCACCGAGGACGCCTCGGAGGAGGAGTCCACCGAGGCGACGCCGGAGGAGCCGGCGGCCAAGTCCCTCGAGGAGCCCGCGGCAGCGCCGTCGCTGGAGAAGTCCACGCTGGAGAAGGACGAGTCGACGAACGGCACGGCTCGCAGCTGA
- the secD gene encoding protein translocase subunit SecD translates to MASTPGQIRPWRHLAAFVAIVAALYALVFFTGDGSPTPKLGIDLQGGTRVTLQPRTETGAEPPREQLLQAQQIIEQRVNGLGVSGAEVVVDGSNLTITVPGQQGEQARSLGQTAQLRFREVVGGPYAAQQQPQQQPQPGAPQPGAPPANPAPADAGQAPPTGQPQGMGGPADAVERDVAPVAFSRPLQNPTPPPAPPAPGPASPADPRLAAEVESARQMRQSSDPTVQETALLTLDCNARDPLRGYDDPTRPLVACNQDRTEKYILGPSFLEGTEIAGAQAQQNTTGVGWVVSLTFESQGAQTWGEYTTNNVGKLVAFTLDGEVVSAPRINQPIFGPTQIEGQFNQADAEQLAGVLRYGSLPLSFESSEAQTVSATLGLASLQAGLIAGLIGLALVFVYGLFYYRVLGVLLILSLALSAAIVYPVLVLLGRWIGFTLDLAGVAGFILAIGITADSFIIFFERLKDEMRDGRTFRSAVPRGWVRARRTILSADAVSFLCSAVLYLLAIGQVRGFAFTLGLSTVLDLIVVFLVTHPLISLVAKSRVFSNPGLSGLGEAARTGAERRRVLAAAAGRSKGA, encoded by the coding sequence GTGGCATCCACCCCGGGGCAGATCCGCCCCTGGCGTCACCTGGCGGCGTTCGTCGCCATCGTCGCCGCGCTGTACGCGCTGGTGTTCTTCACCGGCGACGGCAGTCCCACGCCCAAGCTGGGCATCGACCTGCAGGGCGGCACCCGCGTCACCCTGCAGCCCCGCACCGAGACCGGCGCCGAGCCGCCGCGCGAGCAGCTCCTGCAGGCGCAGCAGATCATCGAGCAGCGCGTCAACGGCCTCGGTGTGAGCGGGGCGGAGGTGGTGGTCGACGGGAGCAACCTGACGATCACGGTGCCCGGCCAGCAGGGTGAGCAGGCCCGCTCGCTCGGCCAGACGGCCCAGCTGCGGTTCCGCGAAGTCGTCGGCGGCCCGTACGCGGCGCAGCAACAGCCCCAGCAGCAGCCGCAGCCCGGCGCGCCGCAACCGGGCGCCCCGCCGGCGAACCCGGCCCCCGCGGACGCGGGGCAGGCGCCCCCCACGGGGCAGCCGCAGGGGATGGGTGGCCCGGCTGACGCGGTCGAGCGCGACGTCGCTCCGGTCGCCTTCAGCCGACCGCTGCAGAACCCGACGCCCCCGCCCGCCCCGCCGGCACCGGGTCCCGCGTCGCCCGCCGATCCCCGGCTCGCCGCCGAGGTCGAGTCCGCCCGCCAGATGCGGCAGAGCTCCGACCCGACGGTGCAGGAGACGGCGCTGCTCACGCTCGACTGCAACGCCCGCGACCCGCTGCGCGGCTATGACGACCCGACCAGGCCACTGGTGGCCTGCAACCAGGACCGCACCGAGAAGTACATCCTCGGGCCCTCGTTCCTCGAGGGCACCGAGATCGCCGGTGCGCAGGCGCAGCAGAACACCACGGGCGTGGGCTGGGTCGTCAGCCTGACGTTCGAGTCGCAGGGCGCGCAGACCTGGGGCGAGTACACGACCAACAACGTCGGCAAGCTGGTGGCGTTCACCCTCGACGGCGAGGTCGTGTCGGCGCCGCGGATCAACCAGCCGATCTTCGGGCCGACCCAGATCGAGGGGCAGTTCAACCAGGCGGACGCCGAGCAGCTGGCCGGCGTCCTGCGGTACGGCTCGCTGCCGCTGTCGTTCGAGTCGTCCGAGGCCCAGACGGTGTCGGCGACGCTCGGGCTCGCGTCGCTGCAGGCCGGGCTGATCGCCGGTCTGATCGGGCTGGCGCTCGTGTTCGTGTACGGCCTCTTCTACTACCGCGTGCTCGGCGTGCTCCTCATCCTGTCGCTGGCGCTGTCCGCGGCGATCGTCTATCCCGTGCTGGTGCTGCTCGGGCGCTGGATCGGGTTCACGCTCGACCTCGCGGGCGTGGCCGGCTTCATCCTCGCCATCGGTATCACGGCCGACTCGTTCATCATCTTCTTCGAACGGTTGAAGGACGAGATGCGGGACGGCCGGACGTTCCGGTCGGCCGTTCCGCGGGGCTGGGTGCGGGCGCGGCGCACGATCCTTTCGGCCGACGCGGTGAGCTTCCTGTGTTCGGCGGTGCTGTACCTGCTGGCCATCGGGCAGGTGAGGGGCTTCGCGTTCACCCTCGGCCTGTCCACCGTGCTGGACCTGATCGTGGTGTTCCTGGTGACGCACCCGCTGATCTCGCTGGTGGCCAAGTCGCGCGTGTTCAGCAACCCAGGGCTGTCCGGGTTGGGCGAGGCCGCCCGCACGGGCGCCGAGCGCAGACGCGTCCTCGCCGCCGCAGCCGGCCGATCGAAGGGAGCCTGA